The sequence ATGTGTTTCATTCAAATTCGAAAGTACTGTTGACAACATAAATGTATCAGTGTTATATGGCAAGTCTATAATCTGTATTTGTTATGTGGGATTCTTTTATGGTTATGCGGTATTTTATATTTAAATTAATTCTAATAATCTTATTTTCTTTTCTGTTTTTGTCGTTTTTAGGGGGACAAAAATTACCTCAGCAAATGCCTGAAGTATCTGTTGACTCGGGAGGGAATGCCACATTTTCAATTCCATTGGAGGTTCCTGATGGCACGGGGGGATTGACTCCTGGTTTGAGTTTGTCTTATAATTCTGGAGGGGGAAATGGATTATTAGGGAAAGGTTGGTCTTTGAGCGGTCTCAGTTTCTTAAAACGCGATCCTTCCTTTGGTTTGAAATATGACTCATCAGATCATTTTGAATCTTCTGACCATGGTCAACTTATTAGTAGTGCGGGTCAAAACTCTGTATTGTATTCTAAGGAAGAAAGCTTTTTTGGTTTTTATCCCCAGGGGGATTTTGGTCTGGGTCCTACGGAGTTTATCGCTTTTGATAAAACTGGCAAAAGGTATACCTATGGTGGAACTGAAGCCAGTGCATTGACTAGCAGTGGTTCTGTTAGAGTATGGGGACTATCAGAAGTCAGAGAACCGCATGGTGAAACTATTAATTATGATTGGGAAGTCATAAGAGGAGAATTGTATCTTAAAAAGATTTCTTATGCCGGAGGTAAAAGGGAAGTCATTTTCGAATATGAATCTCGGAATGATTTTATTAGAAATTATTATGAAAAGCAATTAGTAATACGGGATCTTCGTTTAAATAAAATTCGTTTTTATTCAGAGGGTTCTCATGTTCATAGTTATGAATTAACTTATTTAGAACAAAGTATTACAAAGTCTTCGTTACTTACCAAAATTCAATTTGAAAAAGATAACTTCTTTTCTTTATCTACACATCAACCTTTAGAATTTTCATATTCACAATCTCATGAAGGGGTTTTGCCAAGATTAGCATCTGGTGCTGTCACTCTTTCGGGAGGTTATGGTGAAGAAAAGGATTTCGGTGATCGAATGATTGAATTTCTTAAGCAGGTGTTGTATGCTGCATATTCATCTAAACTTGAGAATGGAAATCAAGGTGGATTTAACGCACCATGGAGAGGAAAGGGGATAAATCATGCAACCTCATCTGCCGTAATTGGAGGTGGCTTGACTGCCGGAACAGACTCTACGGCAACGATGAATCTTGTCCCTCGCTACAATGACCAAACGGAATTTATTGCGAGATACCCTTTGGGAAATGACAACCGCGATGCTTGTCACTGGGGAGCACTTGCTTGTTGGGCTTGGGCAGCTGGAGTGAAGTTAGTCGAGGTAAAGTTAGCCTGTACTAAGTTTCTATTTTTCAACATTGACGGCTGTAATAATGGTATGAACACTCCTGAAAAAATTTCTTTTGCTACAGATTTTGACGGCGATGGAATTTCAGAATATTCTAGATTTTCTGGCTTTATGGACAATGATAACATTAGTATTCGGACAGATGATCTGAAAAACAATAGATCATTTGTTTCTCCGACTTTTCCCATTAAGTATAATACATATTACGCTTTGGGTGATATTGATGGAGATACAAAGTCAGATTTCGTTTTTGAAAAAGCAGGTATGTTGCATGTTTCCTTTTCTAATGGAAGTGGGTTAGATTCCCCAGTAGTTTTTTCAAATGTTCTCCTCAATCCCTACGCTCAAAATTATACTTTATCGGAAAATTATATACCTAGAGATTATTTGGTTGATATCAATCGTGATGGGAGAACTGATTTCTTACATTTTGCCGATGATAGAATTTCTGTTTATTTATCGCAAGGACGGAGTTTTCAAGCGGAAAAAATTGTTTGGATTGGTGGAAATCGGAATCCTAAGCAAGAAACAGTTCAAACTGATCCTTTTAGAATTCATAGAATGAATCAGTTTTCAGATGTTGATGGTGATGGAATCCCTGAACATGTCTTTATTGCCAATATTAATCAGCCATCTGAGCAATCGCAATTAGCAGAACTAACCGCTAGACATTTACTTGAAATGAATGCGGCAAAGGCAGAACGCCAGGCAATAATAGACGAAATTTTATTGGTCATTGGTGGGAAAAGTGTAACGGAAGAAGTAAAAACAAATTTGTCCTTAAAAGTCTTTCTTGATGACAGACCTTTATATTGGACTTTAGTGGAAGCCCCTGGAACGGCAACGACAGAAGAAAAAGAACTATTAGAAAAATCTATTGATAAACAATTTTCTGAAGACGTGTTGAATGAAATGTTCGCTAGGCATAATTCGGAATATAATGCAGAAATTAGTAAAATCAGAAATGTGAACTTAAGTGGAGCAAGTTATCAAATCATTGTTTCAAAAATTAATTTAGCTAATGGAACAATGACACAATCTTTGATGGACTTACCTCAATCTATTGTTGGTTATATGGGAAAAAATTGGCTAGTTGACGTGAATGGCGATGGACTACCTGATTTGGTTTCATTCGTTAATCGGAATAGTCACTTTAATCCATTTGATTATGGTGTTGAGGATGCAAATACTTTCTATAATGAAGTGAAGGTAGTTCTGAATGTTGGAGGGAAATTTGATACATCCAATATAATTTCGAATTATATTGGTACTGTCGTAAGACCCGATCGATTTGCCAAAGGAGAAGATGATAATAAAAAGTACACGGCGAGTTACGATTTTGCAGATGTCAATGAAGATGGTAAAATAGATTTTATTGTAAAGGAATTTCGAACGAATAATTTCCATATATACTTTGGTGATGGGAATGGCCAATTTTCAAACCGTACCCAATTTGCGGTAGACGCAGAAGATATCTCTAGTGCTCAATTTGAGGATAGAAATGAGGATGGAATTCTTGATTTTTATTACCAATATGGAAAAAACTCCGTTACAAGACAGATACTATCTAATACTCCTCAAGCTCTCGGCGGATTAATCACTAAGATGATTAATCATATTCCTGGAAGTGAGACAACAATCGAATATAGTTGGAAAAAAAATATTCCTGGAGCTGTTGTGAAAGGTGGGGGGAATTATAATACCTCTCTACCAAATCTCTATCCCACAATGCTTGTAACGAAAGTATCGTCCGTTTTGGGTTTGGGATTTCCCATTGAGAAAACTGAATATTCATATTATAATTCAAGGTATAAACCTGGAGATATCGAAACTAGTTTCAATTACGGTTTTGAATCAATTTCGGAACGGTCCTTTGTTGCCGGAGTTCCTAGATTTAAAGTAGTCACTAATTACTTACAAAATCCGAATTTTCCTGGATACATTGGTAGTATAGAAACCTTTACTGGAAGTGATCAGTTAATCTCCATGGAATCCTTAGGCTACAGTATTTACCAACCCCATGTTGGAACGAAGCTCAGATTACAAACTTCAAGATCGAAAAATATGTATGAGAATGGTCAGTTGAAAGACCAAGTTGTCAGTAATACGGTCTATGATTCCTCTCATGCTTATGAACCTAGTATCATTGAAGAAGATTTTAATGGTCGAATGACTCGATCGGAAATATCATACGGTTCGAATTTGGCAATGCAAGTTCTTACTCAACCCATTGAATCAAAAAAGACAGTCAATGGCACTTTGGTAGAACATAAAAAATGGACATATACTGGAGTTGATCTGGCTTCCGAAAGTAAACTTGTAGGTGCTGGGGCTTGGTATTCGATATTTTATTCTTATGATTCTCTTGGAAATGTAGCGAGCACTACAGATTCTTTAGGTAGAACATTGTCTTATGAACACGGTGATGTCACTCGCAGTAAACCCACTCTGACTCGGAATGCACTTGGCCAAACGAACAAAACTACATACGATCAGAAGTTTGATGTGGAATTGAGTATGGAAGATCCGAATGGGAATCTTACAACTTATGAATATGATGAATATGGAAGAAAGACTTTCACTTACTTAGATGGAAACAAAGTTGAATCGATTGAATACGGATTTGATGGAACCCTGTTTACAACCAAACAAACTACGCATACCGACGAAGGGGATGTTTGGACAAAAGAATATAAGAATTTAGCGGGAAATGTCCTTAAAAAGGAATCACTCGTTGTGGAAGGAATCGTCTCTACCACAGAGAGTGTCTATGATTCCTTAGGGCGAGAAACCCAAAAGTCTAATTCCTATTTTACAGGTGAGTCACCTGCTTGGTCCTATACTTTCTATTATAACCAATCGGAAGATTCACAAGAACGCCTCAAGGAAACCATTGCTGCTACGGGAGAGATCAGCCGTTTGGTATATGGTCTCCGTTCTACTGCTGTTACCACCACCAACCAATCAGAGGTCATTCGGACAGAAACGCAAAACCAAGACAATTGGGGAAGGCTTACCACAAAAACCAGCCAGGGTGAGAGTATGTCCTATCAATACGACAATGCAGACCGTATGACACGAATTATTGATCCTGGAAATGGGATTACAGAAATCAGTTATGATATTGGTGGGAAAAAAGTTAGATATAGTGATTCCAATTCAGGAACTATTATATACACTTATAATGTGGCAGGGGATTTACTGACTCAAACCGATGCTCGGGGGATCGTCATTCGAAAAGAAGTGGATGGACTCGGAAGAATTACAAAAGTATATCCTGGAAATGAAACGCCTGTTGTG is a genomic window of Leptospira brenneri containing:
- a CDS encoding RHS repeat-associated core domain-containing protein, producing MPEVSVDSGGNATFSIPLEVPDGTGGLTPGLSLSYNSGGGNGLLGKGWSLSGLSFLKRDPSFGLKYDSSDHFESSDHGQLISSAGQNSVLYSKEESFFGFYPQGDFGLGPTEFIAFDKTGKRYTYGGTEASALTSSGSVRVWGLSEVREPHGETINYDWEVIRGELYLKKISYAGGKREVIFEYESRNDFIRNYYEKQLVIRDLRLNKIRFYSEGSHVHSYELTYLEQSITKSSLLTKIQFEKDNFFSLSTHQPLEFSYSQSHEGVLPRLASGAVTLSGGYGEEKDFGDRMIEFLKQVLYAAYSSKLENGNQGGFNAPWRGKGINHATSSAVIGGGLTAGTDSTATMNLVPRYNDQTEFIARYPLGNDNRDACHWGALACWAWAAGVKLVEVKLACTKFLFFNIDGCNNGMNTPEKISFATDFDGDGISEYSRFSGFMDNDNISIRTDDLKNNRSFVSPTFPIKYNTYYALGDIDGDTKSDFVFEKAGMLHVSFSNGSGLDSPVVFSNVLLNPYAQNYTLSENYIPRDYLVDINRDGRTDFLHFADDRISVYLSQGRSFQAEKIVWIGGNRNPKQETVQTDPFRIHRMNQFSDVDGDGIPEHVFIANINQPSEQSQLAELTARHLLEMNAAKAERQAIIDEILLVIGGKSVTEEVKTNLSLKVFLDDRPLYWTLVEAPGTATTEEKELLEKSIDKQFSEDVLNEMFARHNSEYNAEISKIRNVNLSGASYQIIVSKINLANGTMTQSLMDLPQSIVGYMGKNWLVDVNGDGLPDLVSFVNRNSHFNPFDYGVEDANTFYNEVKVVLNVGGKFDTSNIISNYIGTVVRPDRFAKGEDDNKKYTASYDFADVNEDGKIDFIVKEFRTNNFHIYFGDGNGQFSNRTQFAVDAEDISSAQFEDRNEDGILDFYYQYGKNSVTRQILSNTPQALGGLITKMINHIPGSETTIEYSWKKNIPGAVVKGGGNYNTSLPNLYPTMLVTKVSSVLGLGFPIEKTEYSYYNSRYKPGDIETSFNYGFESISERSFVAGVPRFKVVTNYLQNPNFPGYIGSIETFTGSDQLISMESLGYSIYQPHVGTKLRLQTSRSKNMYENGQLKDQVVSNTVYDSSHAYEPSIIEEDFNGRMTRSEISYGSNLAMQVLTQPIESKKTVNGTLVEHKKWTYTGVDLASESKLVGAGAWYSIFYSYDSLGNVASTTDSLGRTLSYEHGDVTRSKPTLTRNALGQTNKTTYDQKFDVELSMEDPNGNLTTYEYDEYGRKTFTYLDGNKVESIEYGFDGTLFTTKQTTHTDEGDVWTKEYKNLAGNVLKKESLVVEGIVSTTESVYDSLGRETQKSNSYFTGESPAWSYTFYYNQSEDSQERLKETIAATGEISRLVYGLRSTAVTTTNQSEVIRTETQNQDNWGRLTTKTSQGESMSYQYDNADRMTRIIDPGNGITEISYDIGGKKVRYSDSNSGTIIYTYNVAGDLLTQTDARGIVIRKEVDGLGRITKVYPGNETPVVYEYDAGNSVSSTNVIGKLTKVTDESGVTELAYDRKGNVVGEKRTIDDLQVLFQRTYDPFGRVKTITYPEGTLVRNHYTGTGQLAFLTMDSHDGNSLNHTVVSYEGPKVEDNKYYIERKTGNGIKTKIGYDPLRMRPQSLVTYLKDSSVEQSMKYEYDKRGNISAITDLINESRNQSFEYDHLNRVTKAIGKYGEENYNYHRNGNLLNKGAFTYSYDNGNHIHAVTRVNSPNTGIVGYTYDSMGNMTTRNGDTLVYNAQNKLKRIETDGGDQFDYTYDHSGMRIKKALQNSNTTTYSFGNFYEIHRSPGQQEKHTLYVIGVEGDMVAQYSRPDAILLNQMASNSWMVNPFCKDVNIDCNTYWKNRTNFALLSFLEDTNLYIDGKIREGHRALPWVVLLGLLFWVVFKTKESSSETDSDGGPSNDIFGISILPNFTNYFQKQIPRYGTALLVVVFSFTTTAGCFPLLLGGAEGESGTPIWLIGLGNGIPSDTPSVADEPGQGGSGGGGSSSGNARVSGMYFFHPDHLGSITMITDGNGNVLAGGERGGKSHITYKPYGEILRTDSYGPDITKFKYTGQEEDKESGLYYYKARYYDASLGRFASNDGMVFPDKEQGMNRMMYVEGNPISWRDQTGNSTNYMHMLNQMVLHAVFGAAKIASQQIRSLGRGLDYAGRKAGRGIDGGARWLASGGNYSRNKGNDLDNLLSTGSFFESIQKSDLASWVSKQYNDMRRKPSEAGQRRNLRKANDAHDRRAIACAAYFGFNTPGYKDCYIQSEGQRLRERNNIRRNNYWSETDKAQAENTAIEIATIQLQCAVGANALIISTSLCPSKEELKKQAEQGTNAQ